The following coding sequences are from one Thermocrinis jamiesonii window:
- a CDS encoding DUF2334 domain-containing protein: protein MSAKYLIRLDDACPTMDIEKWNLIEQCLDKHNLKPLVAVIPDCKDESLHFNEPVKDFWQIVKRWKSKGWTIGMHGYQHVYVELKDKKKSLVPIHNRTEFAGLPYEVQKEKIEKAWKIFLSQGIKPDVWVAPAHTFDLNTLKALEKVTEIRIVSDCFAFYPFKYNNFFFVPQQLWKFIRFPFGVWTICLHPNTMSKDDFNKLELWLQSSREQFVNFSQVELKNRSWTALERFINHNFWFDNNKKNWFKIIKRVMK from the coding sequence ATGAGCGCTAAATACTTAATCAGGCTTGATGATGCTTGTCCAACTATGGACATAGAGAAGTGGAACCTAATAGAGCAATGCTTGGATAAACATAATCTTAAACCTCTTGTAGCAGTTATTCCTGACTGTAAAGATGAGAGCTTACACTTTAACGAACCTGTAAAAGACTTTTGGCAGATTGTAAAAAGATGGAAAAGTAAAGGATGGACTATTGGCATGCATGGGTATCAGCATGTCTACGTCGAATTGAAAGACAAGAAAAAGTCTTTAGTTCCCATACATAACAGAACTGAGTTTGCAGGCTTGCCCTATGAAGTTCAAAAGGAAAAAATTGAGAAGGCTTGGAAGATTTTCCTGAGTCAGGGCATTAAGCCAGATGTATGGGTGGCACCAGCACATACTTTTGATTTAAATACTTTAAAAGCTTTGGAAAAAGTTACAGAAATAAGAATTGTTTCAGATTGTTTTGCTTTTTATCCATTTAAGTATAATAATTTCTTCTTTGTTCCACAACAGCTGTGGAAATTTATAAGATTTCCATTCGGTGTATGGACCATCTGCTTACATCCAAATACTATGTCAAAAGATGATTTTAATAAATTGGAGCTTTGGCTTCAAAGTAGCAGGGAACAGTTTGTAAATTTCTCCCAAGTTGAATTAAAAAACAGAAGTTGGACTGCTTTAGAAAGGTTTATTAACCACAACTTTTGGTTTGACAATAATAAGAAGAACTGGTTTAAAATTATCAAGCGCGTGATGAAATGA
- the asnB gene encoding asparagine synthase (glutamine-hydrolyzing): MCRIVGFLDLNYKQDYPMDKTILNMRDTLTHGGPDDAGVYLDKDIPLAFGHRRLSILDLSPLGRQPMEFENLVITYNGEVYNFKEIRQELEKEGYKFFSNSDTEVILKAFHRWGMQAVQKFRGMFAFALWDKEKKELILCRDRVGVKPLFYYYKNGLFMFASELKAFHKHPKFEKEIDPIGLSLYLQYGYIPAPYTIFKNTFKLKPAHFLIVKPNGEIEEIPYWSIETFFKEGRSKKDIWLKKREDELAQELEDILTESFKLRLVSDVPVGMFLSGGIDSSTVCALLAKEGIRLKTFTIGFYEKEYNEAEYAKKIAEYLGTEHTELYCTPKEAFEIIPKLPEIYDEPFGDSSAIPTCLVSKLARSQVKVSLSADGGDEQFCGYSNYWLISDKIKKLSKIPFSGLISKLLDVIHPDFAQKIYNTLKPILPKYTNFRDKFIKLRNVLKVGDSMEMYNLAVSYFLEEDLKELGLNSYRRLTDWSKEPKLDLLSSMMLTDLKTYLPDDILVKVDRATMAVALEGREPFLDHMILEWTCQLPSEFKYKNGVSKYILRKVLYKYVPRELLDRPKQGFGVPIYEWFKRDLKELYIEYLSEHRIRSAGIFDFLAVKRLLDDYFMDRGVNHNKLWLLFVFELWREKWI; this comes from the coding sequence ATGTGTCGCATAGTGGGCTTCTTAGACCTTAACTATAAGCAAGATTATCCAATGGATAAAACCATTCTGAATATGCGAGATACTCTCACTCACGGTGGTCCAGACGATGCGGGTGTTTATTTAGATAAAGACATACCTTTAGCCTTTGGACACAGGAGACTTTCCATTTTGGACCTTAGCCCTCTTGGGCGCCAACCTATGGAGTTTGAAAATCTGGTGATTACATACAATGGAGAGGTGTATAACTTCAAGGAAATAAGGCAAGAGCTTGAAAAAGAAGGATACAAATTTTTCTCAAATTCAGACACTGAAGTAATCTTGAAGGCTTTCCACAGATGGGGTATGCAAGCGGTTCAAAAGTTTAGAGGAATGTTTGCTTTTGCCCTGTGGGACAAAGAAAAGAAAGAGCTTATTCTTTGTAGAGATAGGGTTGGTGTTAAGCCTCTTTTTTACTACTACAAAAATGGCCTGTTTATGTTTGCGTCTGAGCTTAAGGCATTTCATAAACACCCAAAGTTTGAAAAGGAGATAGACCCTATAGGCCTATCGCTTTATCTACAGTATGGCTACATTCCTGCACCATACACCATATTTAAAAATACCTTCAAACTAAAACCTGCCCATTTTTTGATCGTAAAACCAAATGGAGAGATAGAAGAGATCCCTTACTGGAGCATTGAAACCTTTTTTAAAGAGGGAAGGTCTAAAAAAGATATTTGGCTAAAGAAGAGAGAAGATGAACTTGCCCAAGAGCTTGAAGACATTCTTACGGAAAGCTTTAAGCTTAGGCTTGTGTCTGATGTGCCTGTGGGAATGTTTCTCAGCGGTGGCATAGACTCCTCTACCGTTTGTGCCCTTTTGGCAAAGGAAGGAATAAGACTAAAGACATTCACCATAGGATTTTACGAGAAAGAATACAACGAGGCAGAATACGCAAAGAAGATTGCAGAGTATCTTGGAACAGAACACACAGAGCTTTACTGCACTCCAAAAGAAGCCTTTGAGATTATTCCCAAGCTTCCTGAGATATACGATGAACCGTTTGGAGATTCTTCAGCCATACCGACCTGCCTTGTTTCTAAGCTTGCAAGGTCCCAGGTAAAAGTTTCTCTTTCCGCAGACGGAGGAGATGAACAGTTTTGCGGATATTCAAATTATTGGCTAATTTCAGACAAAATAAAAAAACTTTCAAAAATTCCTTTTTCAGGGTTAATATCTAAGCTTCTTGATGTTATCCATCCAGATTTTGCTCAAAAGATCTACAATACTTTAAAACCAATACTGCCAAAATACACAAACTTCAGGGACAAGTTTATAAAGCTCAGAAATGTTCTAAAGGTTGGGGATAGCATGGAGATGTATAACCTTGCGGTAAGCTATTTTTTGGAAGAGGACCTTAAAGAGCTTGGGCTTAATTCTTACAGAAGATTAACAGACTGGAGCAAAGAGCCAAAACTTGACCTTTTGAGCTCAATGATGTTAACAGACCTAAAAACTTACCTGCCAGATGATATACTAGTAAAGGTGGATAGAGCAACCATGGCTGTTGCTTTGGAAGGAAGAGAGCCTTTTTTGGACCATATGATCTTAGAATGGACCTGCCAATTGCCATCGGAATTCAAATACAAAAACGGAGTCAGCAAATACATCCTTAGAAAGGTTTTGTATAAATATGTTCCAAGGGAGCTTTTGGATAGACCAAAGCAAGGTTTTGGCGTGCCAATATATGAATGGTTTAAAAGAGATTTGAAGGAGCTATACATAGAATATCTAAGCGAGCACAGAATAAGATCTGCAGGTATTTTTGATTTTTTAGCAGTAAAAAGACTACTTGACGATTATTTTATGGATAGAGGAGTAAATCACAACAAGCTTTGGCTTTTGTTCGTGTTTGAATTGTGGAGGGAAAAATGGATTTGA
- a CDS encoding FkbM family methyltransferase produces MKINTNHLFSIQKPPFLSNCLRFIGRLVPNIKYIRAIPNRILKPINSLLGFRGPYIVKIDEFYMCLLPEECVDGNLYFSAHLYDRKEILFLLKRFPKDGVLIDAGAYKGYWSLKFACRYPNAMIYAIEPNPYVFDVLKFNIKINGYKNIVPINLGLSDNEEELYLHLNLSGNLGGSTFREGIIINGDKIKVKVAPLLKIINEFNIEKIDILKLDIEGFEPRVLSKFFSQAPKHLYPKYIVLEMHFFSITDLPYEFQKNYRVVLKGRENWVFQRSS; encoded by the coding sequence ATGAAAATTAACACTAATCACCTATTTAGCATTCAGAAGCCGCCTTTTCTATCTAATTGCTTAAGATTTATTGGTAGATTAGTTCCGAATATAAAATATATTAGAGCGATACCCAATAGGATTCTTAAACCTATAAATAGTTTGTTAGGATTTAGAGGCCCATATATAGTTAAAATTGATGAGTTTTATATGTGCTTACTTCCAGAAGAATGCGTGGATGGGAATTTATACTTTAGCGCTCATCTATATGACCGCAAGGAGATTTTGTTTCTCTTAAAAAGATTTCCTAAGGATGGAGTTTTAATAGATGCTGGAGCATACAAAGGTTACTGGTCTTTAAAATTTGCGTGTAGATATCCAAATGCAATGATTTATGCCATTGAACCTAATCCTTATGTATTTGATGTATTAAAATTTAACATTAAAATCAACGGTTATAAAAATATTGTTCCAATCAATTTGGGATTATCGGATAATGAAGAGGAGCTTTATTTACACTTAAACCTTTCAGGAAATCTTGGAGGAAGTACTTTTAGAGAAGGAATTATTATTAATGGAGATAAAATTAAAGTAAAAGTGGCTCCATTGCTAAAGATCATCAACGAATTTAACATTGAAAAGATAGATATCTTAAAACTTGATATAGAAGGGTTTGAACCCAGGGTGCTCTCAAAATTCTTCTCTCAAGCACCTAAACATTTATATCCAAAGTATATTGTTTTAGAAATGCATTTTTTTTCTATTACTGATCTTCCTTATGAATTTCAAAAAAATTATAGAGTGGTTTTGAAGGGCAGAGAAAATTGGGTTTTTCAAAGGAGTTCTTAA
- a CDS encoding class I SAM-dependent methyltransferase: MDLIFIKGKIKRLMKLGPFGVFKCLYHRHKLKRLVENIGIDIDPWHIHGNFFCRYYKRIVVNIVNSLKPEIVVEVGCGIGEIISRVNASTKIGIDINSDLIKLAKIVNAEAEYIVGDFSTILSLPFNRIDCLLTVGVIHGISQDDLRNYIKSIIDKKKVKYILTDNYKESYPYKNKTYSHNLESYDERITLLEIFDDGEGYRDFFLWRVDYER, translated from the coding sequence ATGGATTTGATTTTTATTAAAGGAAAAATTAAAAGATTGATGAAATTAGGTCCTTTTGGAGTTTTTAAATGTTTGTATCATAGACATAAGCTAAAGAGATTAGTAGAAAATATAGGTATAGATATTGATCCTTGGCATATACACGGTAATTTCTTTTGCAGATATTACAAACGAATAGTTGTCAATATTGTAAACTCACTTAAACCAGAAATAGTAGTTGAAGTTGGGTGTGGCATAGGAGAGATTATAAGTAGAGTTAATGCAAGCACTAAAATAGGCATAGATATTAACAGCGATTTGATTAAGTTAGCTAAAATTGTTAACGCTGAAGCAGAGTATATAGTTGGTGATTTTTCTACAATTCTTTCTTTGCCATTTAATAGAATAGATTGCCTACTTACCGTAGGTGTAATCCATGGCATTTCGCAAGATGATTTAAGAAACTACATAAAGTCAATAATTGATAAAAAGAAAGTTAAATACATACTTACTGATAATTACAAAGAGAGCTATCCATACAAAAATAAAACTTACTCTCATAATTTGGAAAGTTACGATGAGCGCATTACGCTCTTAGAGATATTTGACGATGGAGAAGGATATAGAGATTTCTTTCTATGGAGAGTAGATTATGAGCGCTAA
- a CDS encoding glycosyltransferase family 2 protein, producing MNVNRNPKVTVIIPTIGRDTLPKALESVINQTYKNLEIIITDDTEERKAFQLVSPYLEKDNRIRYIVNTKYRHGPAGNKNNGLDHITGEYFTICDDDDTLSPDAIESMVNIAIEKGYMIVLGNYINQYGKYTGKHYGKNQEVEYSSFLCSVFDGDYSFIVRTDLLGKDRYLDECWGGEGILWLRLFKRAGKGYYIHRTMGKVRAQGEDSVTKRAVLPNIASRQVLTYVHYIDLFFEDYKKYCPKNIIRYSISGITFSNLSGEKRKIIWFLTKSFKASKLYTFLFVIPWAIFCFLAPKYLLRKLWASNIKNYLKKLFFS from the coding sequence ATGAATGTAAATCGTAATCCTAAAGTAACAGTTATAATTCCAACAATAGGACGAGATACTTTACCTAAAGCACTGGAAAGCGTAATTAATCAAACGTATAAAAATTTAGAAATTATAATAACAGACGACACAGAAGAAAGAAAAGCATTTCAGTTAGTTTCTCCATATTTAGAAAAAGATAATAGGATTAGATACATAGTTAATACTAAATACAGACATGGACCAGCAGGAAACAAGAACAATGGATTAGACCATATAACTGGTGAATATTTTACAATATGCGACGATGATGATACTTTATCTCCAGATGCCATTGAGAGCATGGTTAATATAGCTATTGAAAAGGGTTACATGATTGTTTTGGGAAATTATATTAATCAATATGGTAAATATACTGGAAAACATTATGGTAAAAATCAAGAAGTAGAATATTCATCCTTTTTATGCAGTGTATTTGACGGGGACTATAGTTTTATAGTAAGGACTGATCTTTTAGGTAAAGATAGATACTTAGACGAGTGTTGGGGAGGCGAGGGTATATTGTGGTTAAGATTATTCAAAAGAGCTGGGAAAGGTTATTACATTCATAGAACTATGGGGAAAGTCAGGGCACAAGGAGAAGATAGTGTTACCAAAAGAGCGGTATTGCCCAATATAGCTTCAAGGCAGGTTTTAACTTATGTACACTATATAGACCTTTTTTTTGAAGATTATAAAAAATATTGTCCCAAAAATATTATAAGGTACTCGATCAGTGGTATAACTTTTTCAAATCTATCTGGAGAAAAAAGGAAAATAATATGGTTTTTGACTAAATCTTTTAAAGCATCAAAGCTATATACTTTCTTATTTGTCATACCTTGGGCTATTTTTTGTTTTTTAGCACCAAAATATCTACTGCGAAAATTATGGGCAAGTAATATAAAAAACTACCTAAAAAAATTATTCTTTTCTTAA
- a CDS encoding glycosyltransferase, giving the protein MRKLMFLIPHLGSGGAERVLKNLTDGLRDYENYIVLFENVVKYNVNGELVILNSPASKNLVKKLINLPIRYYKIRKLKKEIKPYAVVSLLEPANFYNAITKLKNQKVILSLRSNYTITFKEDPFFGDKITRKILFFAYKLVFKIFYNKADYIVAISKGVALDAVRSFGMNSEKVVVIYNPYPIEDIEELAKEDLREWESVFEGPVIITAGRLTKPKGQWYLLRVFRQLKETHKDLKLVILGEGELKEYLVKLSEELGLRTFVWDRDKLSEDFDVYFLGFQKNPFKFIARSKLFVFPSLWEGFPNALVEAMACGVPVVSSDCRSGPREILAPNTDVEYQTEKPEFAEYGVLMPVFDVKFKSAKKPLEEKERMWVEILEKLIEDEELRKAYSIKGKQRAEDFSLEKIVDKWKRLIEGVYNA; this is encoded by the coding sequence ATGAGAAAGCTAATGTTTTTAATACCGCATTTAGGGAGCGGAGGAGCAGAGAGAGTTTTAAAAAATCTTACAGATGGACTTAGGGATTACGAAAATTACATAGTTCTATTTGAAAATGTTGTTAAGTATAATGTAAATGGAGAATTAGTAATTCTAAATAGTCCAGCATCAAAAAATCTTGTCAAAAAACTTATCAATCTTCCCATTAGATACTACAAAATAAGAAAGCTAAAAAAGGAAATAAAACCATATGCAGTAGTGAGCCTGCTTGAGCCTGCCAACTTCTACAACGCCATAACTAAACTCAAAAACCAAAAAGTAATATTATCCCTACGCTCAAACTATACAATCACCTTTAAAGAAGATCCTTTTTTCGGAGATAAAATAACAAGAAAAATCTTATTTTTTGCCTACAAGCTTGTTTTTAAAATTTTCTACAACAAAGCAGATTACATAGTTGCAATATCAAAAGGTGTAGCTTTGGATGCGGTAAGAAGTTTTGGGATGAACTCAGAAAAAGTGGTAGTTATTTACAATCCTTATCCAATAGAAGACATAGAGGAGTTAGCAAAGGAGGATTTAAGGGAGTGGGAAAGTGTATTTGAAGGTCCAGTAATCATCACCGCTGGCAGACTAACCAAACCAAAAGGTCAGTGGTATCTTTTAAGAGTTTTTAGGCAGTTAAAAGAAACCCACAAAGATCTAAAGCTTGTCATACTTGGGGAAGGCGAGCTAAAGGAATACTTAGTAAAGCTTTCGGAAGAGCTTGGGCTAAGGACCTTCGTTTGGGACAGAGATAAGCTTTCCGAAGATTTTGACGTTTATTTTCTTGGCTTTCAGAAAAATCCCTTTAAGTTTATTGCAAGGTCAAAGCTTTTTGTCTTTCCATCCCTTTGGGAGGGTTTTCCTAACGCTTTAGTTGAAGCTATGGCTTGTGGTGTGCCGGTTGTTTCTTCTGATTGCAGGAGTGGTCCAAGGGAGATACTGGCACCCAACACTGATGTGGAGTATCAGACTGAAAAGCCAGAGTTTGCAGAGTATGGTGTGCTTATGCCTGTGTTTGATGTAAAATTTAAATCAGCAAAGAAGCCGTTGGAAGAAAAGGAGAGGATGTGGGTGGAAATTTTAGAAAAGCTGATAGAGGATGAGGAGCTTAGAAAAGCTTATTCAATCAAGGGGAAACAAAGAGCTGAAGATTTCAGCTTGGAAAAAATTGTGGACAAATGGAAAAGATTGATAGAAGGAGTTTATAACGCATGA